Proteins found in one Muntiacus reevesi chromosome 2, mMunRee1.1, whole genome shotgun sequence genomic segment:
- the TFAP4 gene encoding transcription factor AP-4 isoform X2 → MEYFMVPTQKVPSLQHFRKTEKEVIGGLCSLANIPLTPETQRDQERRIRREIANSNERRRMQSINAGFQSLKTLIPHTDGEKLSKAAILQQTAEYIFSLEQEKTRLLQQNTQLKRFIQELSGSSPKRRRAEDKDEGIGSPDIWEDEKAEDLRREMIELRQQLDKERSVRSLEAHMYPEKLKVIAQQVQLQQQQEQVRLLHQEKLEREQQHLRTQLLPTPAPTHHPTVIVPAPAPPPSHHINVVTMGPSSVINSVSTSRQNLDTIVQAIQHIEGTQGQEEEQRRAVIVKPVRGCPEAHASDTASDSEASDSDAMDQGREEPAGNGGLP, encoded by the exons ATGGAGTATTTCATGGTGCCCACTCAGAAGGTGCCCTCTTTGCAACATttcaggaaaacagagaaagaagtgaTAGGAGGGCTCTGTAG CCTGGCCAACATTCCACTGACCCCTGAGACTCAGCGGGACCAGGAACGGCGGATTCGGCGGGAGATCGCCAACAGCAACGAGCGGAGGCGCATGCAGAGCATCAACGCGGGCTTCCAGTCTCTCAAGACCCTCATCCCCCACACAGATGGAGAGAAGCTCAGCAAG GCAGCCATTCTCCAGCAGACAGCAGAGTACATCTTCTCCCTGGAGCAGGAGAAGACCCGGCTCCTGCAGCAGAACACACAGCTCAAGCGCTTTATCCAG GAGCTGAGCGGCTCATCCCCCAAACGGCGGCGGGCAGAGGACAAAGACGAGGGCATCGGCTCACCGGACATCTGGGAGGACGAGAAGGCGGAGGATCTGCGGCGGGAGATGATCGAGCTGCGGCAGCAACTGGACAAGGAGCGCTCG GTCCGCTCCCTGGAGGCCCACATGTACCCGGAAAAGCTCAAGGTGATCGCACAGCAggtgcagctgcagcagcagcaggagcaggtcCGGCTGCTGCACCAGGAGAAGCTGGAGCGGGAACAGCAGCACCTGCGGACCCAG CTCCTGCCCACTCcggcccccacccaccaccccacgGTGATAGTGCCGGCGCCggcaccccctccctcccaccacatCAATGTCGTCACCATGGGCCCCTCCTCGGTCATCAACTCTGTTTCAACTTCCCGGCAAAATCTGGACACCATCGTACAG GCGATCCAGCACATCGAGGGCACCCAGGGCCAGGAGGAGGAGCAGCGGCGAGCCGTCATCGTGAAGCCCGTCCGCGGCTGCCCCGAGGCCCATGCCTCGGACACTGCCTCTGATTCGGAGGCCTCAGACAGCGACGCCATGGACCAGGGCCGGGAGGAGCCAGCAGGgaatggggggcttccctga
- the TFAP4 gene encoding transcription factor AP-4 isoform X1: protein MEYFMVPTQKVPSLQHFRKTEKEVIGGLCSLANIPLTPETQRDQERRIRREIANSNERRRMQSINAGFQSLKTLIPHTDGEKLSKAAILQQTAEYIFSLEQEKTRLLQQNTQLKRFIQELSGSSPKRRRAEDKDEGIGSPDIWEDEKAEDLRREMIELRQQLDKERSVRMMLEEQVRSLEAHMYPEKLKVIAQQVQLQQQQEQVRLLHQEKLEREQQHLRTQLLPTPAPTHHPTVIVPAPAPPPSHHINVVTMGPSSVINSVSTSRQNLDTIVQAIQHIEGTQGQEEEQRRAVIVKPVRGCPEAHASDTASDSEASDSDAMDQGREEPAGNGGLP, encoded by the exons ATGGAGTATTTCATGGTGCCCACTCAGAAGGTGCCCTCTTTGCAACATttcaggaaaacagagaaagaagtgaTAGGAGGGCTCTGTAG CCTGGCCAACATTCCACTGACCCCTGAGACTCAGCGGGACCAGGAACGGCGGATTCGGCGGGAGATCGCCAACAGCAACGAGCGGAGGCGCATGCAGAGCATCAACGCGGGCTTCCAGTCTCTCAAGACCCTCATCCCCCACACAGATGGAGAGAAGCTCAGCAAG GCAGCCATTCTCCAGCAGACAGCAGAGTACATCTTCTCCCTGGAGCAGGAGAAGACCCGGCTCCTGCAGCAGAACACACAGCTCAAGCGCTTTATCCAG GAGCTGAGCGGCTCATCCCCCAAACGGCGGCGGGCAGAGGACAAAGACGAGGGCATCGGCTCACCGGACATCTGGGAGGACGAGAAGGCGGAGGATCTGCGGCGGGAGATGATCGAGCTGCGGCAGCAACTGGACAAGGAGCGCTCGGTGCGCATGATGCTGGAGGAGCAG GTCCGCTCCCTGGAGGCCCACATGTACCCGGAAAAGCTCAAGGTGATCGCACAGCAggtgcagctgcagcagcagcaggagcaggtcCGGCTGCTGCACCAGGAGAAGCTGGAGCGGGAACAGCAGCACCTGCGGACCCAG CTCCTGCCCACTCcggcccccacccaccaccccacgGTGATAGTGCCGGCGCCggcaccccctccctcccaccacatCAATGTCGTCACCATGGGCCCCTCCTCGGTCATCAACTCTGTTTCAACTTCCCGGCAAAATCTGGACACCATCGTACAG GCGATCCAGCACATCGAGGGCACCCAGGGCCAGGAGGAGGAGCAGCGGCGAGCCGTCATCGTGAAGCCCGTCCGCGGCTGCCCCGAGGCCCATGCCTCGGACACTGCCTCTGATTCGGAGGCCTCAGACAGCGACGCCATGGACCAGGGCCGGGAGGAGCCAGCAGGgaatggggggcttccctga
- the TFAP4 gene encoding transcription factor AP-4 isoform X3, protein MQSINAGFQSLKTLIPHTDGEKLSKAAILQQTAEYIFSLEQEKTRLLQQNTQLKRFIQELSGSSPKRRRAEDKDEGIGSPDIWEDEKAEDLRREMIELRQQLDKERSVRMMLEEQVRSLEAHMYPEKLKVIAQQVQLQQQQEQVRLLHQEKLEREQQHLRTQLLPTPAPTHHPTVIVPAPAPPPSHHINVVTMGPSSVINSVSTSRQNLDTIVQAIQHIEGTQGQEEEQRRAVIVKPVRGCPEAHASDTASDSEASDSDAMDQGREEPAGNGGLP, encoded by the exons ATGCAGAGCATCAACGCGGGCTTCCAGTCTCTCAAGACCCTCATCCCCCACACAGATGGAGAGAAGCTCAGCAAG GCAGCCATTCTCCAGCAGACAGCAGAGTACATCTTCTCCCTGGAGCAGGAGAAGACCCGGCTCCTGCAGCAGAACACACAGCTCAAGCGCTTTATCCAG GAGCTGAGCGGCTCATCCCCCAAACGGCGGCGGGCAGAGGACAAAGACGAGGGCATCGGCTCACCGGACATCTGGGAGGACGAGAAGGCGGAGGATCTGCGGCGGGAGATGATCGAGCTGCGGCAGCAACTGGACAAGGAGCGCTCGGTGCGCATGATGCTGGAGGAGCAG GTCCGCTCCCTGGAGGCCCACATGTACCCGGAAAAGCTCAAGGTGATCGCACAGCAggtgcagctgcagcagcagcaggagcaggtcCGGCTGCTGCACCAGGAGAAGCTGGAGCGGGAACAGCAGCACCTGCGGACCCAG CTCCTGCCCACTCcggcccccacccaccaccccacgGTGATAGTGCCGGCGCCggcaccccctccctcccaccacatCAATGTCGTCACCATGGGCCCCTCCTCGGTCATCAACTCTGTTTCAACTTCCCGGCAAAATCTGGACACCATCGTACAG GCGATCCAGCACATCGAGGGCACCCAGGGCCAGGAGGAGGAGCAGCGGCGAGCCGTCATCGTGAAGCCCGTCCGCGGCTGCCCCGAGGCCCATGCCTCGGACACTGCCTCTGATTCGGAGGCCTCAGACAGCGACGCCATGGACCAGGGCCGGGAGGAGCCAGCAGGgaatggggggcttccctga